A stretch of DNA from Prochlorococcus marinus str. SB:
AAATTAGCCCCTTGTTACGGCTCAACTGAAACAGCAGCAATGGTTACGAGTTTAAAACCAAAAGAATTCTTAATGGGTTTTAAAAATGTTGGAGAAATACTACCTGATACAAAAATAAGAATTAATACACAAGGATTAATCGAAATAAACTCAGCCAGAATTGGAATCGAAATAAAAGACTCTTCAAAAACTGAAAATTTCAAAAATAAAAATGGGTGGTGGCAAACAGGTGATTTAGGTGAAATTAATCAAATAAATAATTCATTATATTTAGACTTTCTTGGTAGAAGTGATAACGCTTTTAATTCTGGAGGAGAAATCGTTTTTCCAAAAGTAATTGAATCTCGATTAAATGATTTCATTATGAAAGAAAATATCCCAATTAATAAATTCAATATTTCAAAAGTGTCCGACAAATTATGGGGAAATAAAATTAAAATAATTTTGGAATATAAAGAACATACAAATCATAAAAATATTGAAAATTCATTAAATTTATTAAAAGAATTTTCTCAAAGTTGGCCTAAACATGAAAAACCTGAAAAGTGGATTGTTAAAAAAAATACCACTCCAGAAAAAATAAACTATAAATTTAAAAAATAATAATTAGCATTCTTTTAAATTTGTGCTTACATTTGAAGCCTCTATCCATCTTTCTAACTGATCGGGAAGTTCTATTTTATTTCTTGAATCAACGTCTAAAGAACAATGTATTATTTTCCCTTCTGCTGCTTTATTTCCATTTTTTATAAATAAGCTATTTACCTGGAACAAATGTGTATTAATTTTATAAGGAGCAATTTTTACTTTTAAGAAATCTCCAATTTTTATAGGCGCAAAAAAGTTGGCTTCGCAATTTACTATGGGAAAAATAATTTGACTTTTACGAATAGAAAAATCTGGAAAAATATCTTGATATGGAATTCCATAAATTTCTATACTCTCTTCCCAAGCTTCGTGCGACCATTTTAATAAGTTATGAAAATGAATTACACCTGCAGAATCACAATCACCGAATCTTACCTTCTTCTGCAATATCAACCAGTCAGCGGGTTTCATTTAAAGAACTTATCTATCAACAGATCCCATAATGACATCTATTGAGCCAAGAATTGCCATAATATCGGCGATTTTGGCACCTTTAAGAATATGAGGCAATATTTGCAGATTATTTAAATCAGCTGCTCTGATTTTAAATCTCCATGGGGTAACTTCATTATTTCCTTGAATGAATACACCTATTTCTCCTTTACCGGACTCTAATCTTGTATACAATTCTCCGTTAGGAATTTTAAAAGTTGGAGCAACCTTCTTAGCTACATATTGATAGTCCATACCAAATATTTCACTTTTCTTATCTTCAGTCGCCATTCTTTGAGCTTCCAAATTTTCTGTTGGACCTCCTGGAATCATTTTACAGGCTTGGCGAATGATACTTAGCGATTGTCTCATCTCTTCGACTCTCACTCGATATCTCGCATAACAATCACCTTCTTTTTCTGAAGCAATCTGCCAATCAAAATCGTCATAACATTCATAACTATCGACTTTCCTTAAATCCCAGGAAACTCCAGAAGCTCTAAGCATTGGCCCAGACAAAGACCAATTAATTGCCTGGTCTCTTTGTATTGTTCCCAGACCTTCAATTCTTTTTCTAAAAATTGGGTTATTAGTGATTAATTTTTCGTATTCATCAATCTTAGGTCCAAACCAGTCACAAAAGTCTATACATTTTTCTAACCATCCGTATGGAAGATCACATGCGACACCACCTATCCTAAAGAAATTATTATTTATCAACCTCTGTCCAGTAGCAGCTTCCCAAAGATCATATATCATTTCTCTTTCTCTAAAAATATAGAAAAATGGAGTTTGAGCTCCTACGTCTGCTAAAAAGGGGCCGAGCCACAAAAGATGATTAGCAATACGATTGAGTTCTAGCATTAGAACTCTGATGTAACTAGCTCTTTTAGGAACTGGAATATTAGCTAATCTTTCAGGAGCATTTACTACAATAGCTTCATAAAACATTCCTGCTGCATAATCCATTCTGCTTACATAAGGGACATACATTACATTTGTCCTATTTTCAGCTATCTTTTCCATTCCTCTATGTAAATATCCAATTACTGGCTCACAATCAATGACATTCTCACCATCAAGAGTTACAACTAACCTTAAAACCCCATGCATTGAGGGATGGTGAGGGCCAAAATTGACCACCATTGGTTCTGTTCTAGTCTCTAGCTGAGCCATTCGAAATTTAACTTCTAAATAAATCTTAGTCGAAAGTTATGCAAACTGACCTATCTGATTCATCTTTTTTCAATCATAAATCAGTTATGACAGATGAGATTATGGCTTCATTAGAGCATTACCCATTAATCCATAACAAACAACTTAAAGGAATAGACGCAACTTTAGGCGGAGGCGGGCACTCTTATCATTTATTGAGAAAATATTCTAATTTAAATATAATTGGACTTGATCAAGATCCATTCGCAAGAAAATCAGCATCAAAAAAACTTGATGAATTTAAAAATAGGCTTGATATTAGAGCTACAAATTTTGCGGATTTTATGCCAAAAGAAAAGGTTTCTTTCGTGATTGCAGATCTTGGAGTAAATAGCAACCAAATTGATGACCCTAACAGAGGATTTAGTTTCCAAAAAGATGGTCCGCTTGATATGCGCATGAATCCTTTTCTTGAGGTTGATGCAGAGAAATTAATTGAGGCTTTAAATGAAAAAGATCTAGCTAATCTAATTTATAAATATGGAGAAGAGAGATTATCAAGA
This window harbors:
- a CDS encoding AMP-binding protein; this encodes MKNKIHTIEVENNETQSVEKILEKIRENKIIYVKNKFYEDEDVLDSITENGPAIILKSSGSSGKPRQCFHHLNNLILSATTSGQWLIEQGFELQNCLILNTLPLNHISGLMPIFRSQTWGCHCINISPNLIKKTRELLLFTIKFKKNKKHLITSLVPTQLQRLLAQKDGISWLKIFDLIWVGGASISDETAEQCIKEKIKLAPCYGSTETAAMVTSLKPKEFLMGFKNVGEILPDTKIRINTQGLIEINSARIGIEIKDSSKTENFKNKNGWWQTGDLGEINQINNSLYLDFLGRSDNAFNSGGEIVFPKVIESRLNDFIMKENIPINKFNISKVSDKLWGNKIKIILEYKEHTNHKNIENSLNLLKEFSQSWPKHEKPEKWIVKKNTTPEKINYKFKK
- the rsmH gene encoding 16S rRNA (cytosine(1402)-N(4))-methyltransferase RsmH; translated protein: MQTDLSDSSFFNHKSVMTDEIMASLEHYPLIHNKQLKGIDATLGGGGHSYHLLRKYSNLNIIGLDQDPFARKSASKKLDEFKNRLDIRATNFADFMPKEKVSFVIADLGVNSNQIDDPNRGFSFQKDGPLDMRMNPFLEVDAEKLIEALNEKDLANLIYKYGEERLSRKIARKIKMDLKENGKYSGTKELAYSIAGCFPPKQRYKKIHPATRTFQALRIAVNKEIEVLEKFLQVVPEWILPGGIISIISFHSLEDRLVKNSFKNDQRLKNLTKKPITPSEQEVELNKRARSGKLRIAQLK
- a CDS encoding NAD(P)H-quinone oxidoreductase subunit H produces the protein MAQLETRTEPMVVNFGPHHPSMHGVLRLVVTLDGENVIDCEPVIGYLHRGMEKIAENRTNVMYVPYVSRMDYAAGMFYEAIVVNAPERLANIPVPKRASYIRVLMLELNRIANHLLWLGPFLADVGAQTPFFYIFREREMIYDLWEAATGQRLINNNFFRIGGVACDLPYGWLEKCIDFCDWFGPKIDEYEKLITNNPIFRKRIEGLGTIQRDQAINWSLSGPMLRASGVSWDLRKVDSYECYDDFDWQIASEKEGDCYARYRVRVEEMRQSLSIIRQACKMIPGGPTENLEAQRMATEDKKSEIFGMDYQYVAKKVAPTFKIPNGELYTRLESGKGEIGVFIQGNNEVTPWRFKIRAADLNNLQILPHILKGAKIADIMAILGSIDVIMGSVDR
- a CDS encoding acyl-CoA thioesterase yields the protein MKPADWLILQKKVRFGDCDSAGVIHFHNLLKWSHEAWEESIEIYGIPYQDIFPDFSIRKSQIIFPIVNCEANFFAPIKIGDFLKVKIAPYKINTHLFQVNSLFIKNGNKAAEGKIIHCSLDVDSRNKIELPDQLERWIEASNVSTNLKEC